Sequence from the Agarivorans sp. Alg241-V36 genome:
CAATATTCATTCACAGCAGTGGCTATGGCCAAGCCCTGAGCGTTTTACTTTGTTGGGCTTGCAAACCTTTGGTTACCGAGAAGCGGTGGATTTCCCGCTATTGCTTACTTTGGACTCTAGCTCTAGCGCTAGCCATCTAAGCGGCGTATTAACCCTATCTACTTGTACCGATGTTTGTGTACTCACCGACTACCCCTTTGAGCTCGATGTTGACCCTCAAGCTTTACGCCCCGATAGTGAGGCGATGTTTTTATATAACAAAGCCAAGGTTGCGGTTCCGCAGTTAGCTGAAGCGAGCAGTAGTGAGTTTGTATGGGATGAAGCAAAGCAGCAGCTGCAGGTAACTTTGTTCAGTGAGCTTGATTGGCAGCAGCCTCAGCTAGTTGTGGATGGTGACCCTGACACGGCCTTTAAGTTAGTGCAGTTGAACCTGCAGGCTGGAAACATTGAGGCGGTATTTGACGTTGAAAACTGGATGGCTCCGCCGCAGCTGAGTGGCAAAACCCTAAACTTAACCATCTTTGATCAGCTGCAGGCCAAGGAGTATCAAAACACAGCTGTTTCTGGCGCTGTTAGTGTGCAAGCTATCGGGTGGTTTAAGCTGCTGGCATTCGCTCTGCTTGGTGGCTTAATCCTGAATATCATGCCCTGCGTATTGCCAGTGTTGGGCATCAAACTGAGCTCGGTAATTGGCGCTTCAAGTGACGATAAAAGGCGGATCCGCAGTCAGTTCTTGGCCTCGGCGGCAGGCATTGTGGTGTCGTTTTGGATACTTGCAGGGTTTGTGCTTTTGCTTAAGTTGGGTGGCCAAGCAGTCGGTTGGGGAGTTCAGTTTCAGCAGCCTTGGTTTATTGGCTTTATGGTCTTAGTAACCGCTGGGTTTGCCTTAAATATGTTAGGGGCCTTTGAAATCACTTTGCCAGCTTCTTGGCAAACTCGCATGGCAAACAGTGGTGGAAGTAACCACCGAGGGCATTTTCTACAGGGCATGTTTGCAAGCTTGCTAGCAACCCCTTGCAGCGCACCTTTTTTGGGTACGGCAGTAGCATTTGCCCTCGCAGCCGATACGCTGACTTTAATTATTATCTTCAGCGCTTTGGGCCTAGGTATGGCTTTGCCTTGGTTGTTGGTAGCTGCATTGCCTAAGCTTGCGCAAAGTTTACCTAAACCGGGTAAGTGGATGATGCAGGTAAAGCTGCTCTTCGTCCTTATGCTACTTGCCACATGCCTATGGTTATTAAGTTTACTGGCTAATTTTATCTCAAGTAGCATTGTGCTGGCACTCAGCGCCGTGGTGCTGCTGGTATTCGCTTGGATCTTGCTTAAAAAGTATGGCGCTAAAGCCCTGTTAATTAGCGTGAGCAGTTTGATGCT
This genomic interval carries:
- a CDS encoding protein-disulfide reductase DsbD, translated to MILKILLPWLCLLLSLLPSLAHSQSTGWLTHEQHPPAQVRLTLTGEFDEQSKQLPLLLQVKLEDDWKTYWRSPGEGGVAPSIRWDEASNIHSQQWLWPSPERFTLLGLQTFGYREAVDFPLLLTLDSSSSASHLSGVLTLSTCTDVCVLTDYPFELDVDPQALRPDSEAMFLYNKAKVAVPQLAEASSSEFVWDEAKQQLQVTLFSELDWQQPQLVVDGDPDTAFKLVQLNLQAGNIEAVFDVENWMAPPQLSGKTLNLTIFDQLQAKEYQNTAVSGAVSVQAIGWFKLLAFALLGGLILNIMPCVLPVLGIKLSSVIGASSDDKRRIRSQFLASAAGIVVSFWILAGFVLLLKLGGQAVGWGVQFQQPWFIGFMVLVTAGFALNMLGAFEITLPASWQTRMANSGGSNHRGHFLQGMFASLLATPCSAPFLGTAVAFALAADTLTLIIIFSALGLGMALPWLLVAALPKLAQSLPKPGKWMMQVKLLFVLMLLATCLWLLSLLANFISSSIVLALSAVVLLVFAWILLKKYGAKALLISVSSLMLVGGGVALVGAMTSERWAKVLPSDLVWQPLQQSNIAEQVAQGKVVVVDVTADWCITCKANKVGVLLQDPTYSRLKLDYVHLIKGDWTKQSDGVSAFLQQHQRFGVPFNIVYGPAAPEGIALPVILSHQVIEQAIAQAAGDAALFQE